GAGTATGGATTATTGTTGAATATGGCTTACTGTTGAATATGACTCATTGTTGAATATGGCTTATTGTTGAATATGGCTTATTGTTGAATATGGCTTATTATAAAAAAATGGCTTATTAAACAGTTTATTGTTGAATACGGCTTATTATTAAATATTGCTTATTGTTAAATATTGCTTAATATTAAATATGGCTTATTGTTGAATATGGCTAAAAAGTCGAAATTAAACCTGACAACGAGTTTAATCAGAGGATCAACcttcagctgaaaacaacttttatcaaattctagaaacattttcacatcattcaactacaaacagaaagaatcaggaaaaaatcaaacaatataaaacagggagggaaaaaatgGGATCAATTGGGaataattataatattattagcaataataataaaaatttaagaGGTCTTCATTTTGGCAGTTTCCTTTTCACCACCGACGGCAGTGAtggaaaaataacactgaactGAAAGAAGAAAGTTCTAGAAAAAGAACAGCCAAATTTATCATCAACACGTCAATAAACGCTTCAGTTTGTTCTCGACATGGTGCTGAACCGAGACAAAGGCAGCGAGTCGCTCCGACCGACTCGGACCTTCAACCTTGGACCCTTAGGACAACAGAAAGGATGAGGCGGCTTGAAAGACTCGATGTGATCTGATCAGACTCTGTCAGACTATGTGACTTGAGACTCAATATGGTTTCAAATCAGACTTGATGAGACTAAATGTGATTTGATGTTTCAATGTAACTTGACCTGAGTCTCACTGACGTGACTTGACATAACTGCACGAGACTCATTGTGTATGTTTCAGCATAAACCTAACTATATCTAACTATATTCAGTGTGACATGAGTTGGTACGACTCAACGTGACTTGGTCATGGATCTGAAACTAATTTGAAAGTCAACATGGCTCATGAATCTAAGAAAATGAGGTAACTGATAAAATTAAACATGAGTTTATGAGTCTTGCTCAGTAGGACTAGTTATATCGAGTCACACTGCTGCAGAATAATGAACGAGTCAAGCCGAGTTAAACTCATCCATGAACAGAGTTTGAACTTTGAAGCTGAGTTTGTTTTTCTAATCAGATTTATGTTAAAGTTTGGATGAATAAATTCAGACTTCATGAATCTAGTTAATGGTAGGACTTGAGACCCAACAGACTTGATGAGactaaatcagaaaaataaatgtttaaatcacATTTGCGGAGTTTTACAGGTCCTCGGGGTCGGCAGGTTGGTGAGTCGCTCGGCAGACTGTAAAGACATTCAACCACTCTAAATACAAACATCATATTAGAGAATCACTGCTGAGCTTTTGGTAAAACGAGTTTCTGTCATTATTTGGTTAAACTCATCCTTGTGTTTATTatctatgaaaatatattttcacttcTCCATTTTCCAAAGTTTTAATCTGAAATATAAACTGTGGCGCGAGTAAATCTTTTGGTTGGTTTGTTCTTCGACGCAGAGTGAAAACAAATGGAGGAAACTGTCATTCTTTCTTTGGGCAACGTTCAGCTTGTTTTTTAAAGGATATTTGGCTGAAACTCTACAGACTATGTGTGCTCTTCACTACTGGAATCATTTCATATATATAAGACATGAGAGGTCAGTTCGAACATGGCTGACAGGACCACAGGAAGTGGCCGCCTTCgccaaaataaaacatcaaaactttTACACACACTCAGAAAAGGGCCAGAACGTCCCAACTGAGACATCAGTGTCCAAACTTTCCTGTTTCACCTGTTTGTCTCTCAGGTGTCGAGTGTTTGATGACTGGACTCCTCAGGTGGAGGTGAAACGTCTGCAGCGGAGGAGGTGTCTCCATGACGAACATCCTTCAACACATCAGACACCTTTAACTCCTCTGCAGGTGAATGTTCAGTTCTCCAGTGGGCTTCAGGACCTAAACAGACTGTGGCTGGTTATCTTCTGTAGGTGCTAACAGGAGCCACAGTTTCACACCTGAAGCTGATCAGGTGTCTAAAGACCTGAAGGAACAGAATACCAGGCCGACAGATTTACTGAAGAAAGAAGAGATGATTTACTGAAGAGTTCTTAGAAGGTAAAAGCTCAGATCTGCAGGCAAGAAAGGGCTAAAGACATTCTTATTTAAGCTTTAACATATTACTactgtttctaaaatgtttcttttaaatgtattgtagcACTGAGATTTTATaagtaaagtgcattataaattaaaggtattattattattattgcaggcAGTGGCTGGTGGACCTTAAACTGTGACAATTAAAATGGGATATTGTGAAGGTCCTGGGACAAATTTCTGGAGTGTAGAAGGTCAATCTGTAGACCAAGAACACTGACTCTGGAGATGAGATTCTTCAGACTGTGTGGGTCATAACGTGGAGGTTATAGGGACTTTGAAAGTTTCCGGacattaaaagctaaaatatgaGACCAAAAAATTGACTATTGGTTTTCTGCTGCAGAGAAGAAGATCTGATGGAGGTTTTCTGACTGTTGAAGGTCTTTGGTCCACCTGCAGAAGGTTGTTGGACCTTTAGTTTTgatatttatcagatttttaagCTTTTGGGGACCTGAAGCAGCTCTGGAGAAAGTCAGGAGAAGTCAGTTAAAAGCTTAATGTTAGGTGGGATACTTTGTCTTCATTAGCTTCTCTATGGACAGATCCATCGCTGGAGGACGTTCAGAGGTTTCCAGGTGACGGTCGGACTTCAGTAAAGGGACAAACTGGTAGAAACATGGCAACTGGCTCCGCAAGGAGCTTTTGGTTTTGAGGTAGGTTAGCTTGACCAGCAGCAGGACAGGAGGCTAACATCCGCCTGTAACTCGGGTGTTTGGCGTCGAGCCAGAGGTAGCTCTCTTTGGAGGTAAGAGTTTGGGGGAGGAGTCAGGGGGAGGGGAATTGGGGGTGGAGGGGGGACATCCAGCCGACAGTCAACCTCCTGAACTTCCTTCCTGATCTGAGGCGAACTCGGTGAGACGGACAAACACTGAAAGGCTAAAGCAGAGCGGAGGAGTGGTAACACCCTCCACAGTCACCGGCTGACCAGAGAAATAATCTTTCCCTTTGGCTTTGGGCCTCAGAGGACCGACGCTCAGGTGAACCACCTGTCCAGGTGTATCCTCTGAAGACCCGACTCTGGTCAGACCGGCTAAAGGCCTCATCGTCTGCGTAAACTCGGCACCATTGGTGACTAAATCAAAAATTAGcccaaaatgaagaaaaaatattttggtttcAACAGGAGGCAACCAGGACGCAACAACGTCAGCATCTGATCCCACAGGGAGCAAGTTATGAGACCAACTGCCACGGTCATGTGACCAACCGCAGCCAGTTCAGTTTAAAATGTTGGATCAGTAGCTTTGGTTTCAGTCtgacatcatcatgaattgGTGTTGAAGTAGGCGGACATCTGAGCTGGTTCTGGTTAGTTTGGTGTTGGAAGGTTTTGGTTCTCTGTGGGATCCGATGCTCACTGGACGCTCCTCAGacaaacatcatcatcatcatcatcatcatctaaaGGCTGTCAGGATGACAGGAGGCAATGCCGGCTggaggggggtggggtggggtgggggtcaGGTGGGGAGGAGGCGGAGTTTATCCTGTGCCTGAGCCGATCTGGACAGGTGGAGTCGGTTCTACCATGAGCATCACTGGAGGAGGGGCGGAGTCAGCCCTCTGTGGGCGGAGCAGAGGGGGAATGGTTATTGATAAACTGACAGGTTAGCTACATCATCAGCTCAGGTGTGTTTCCATCAGAGGGAGGCTGCAGGTTACTATAGTTACTCAGACTGTTGACGTGGTTCAGATAAAGGTTTTTGATTTAGAGCGTCAAATGGacaaaacatgataaaatgGATCACCTGGATCACTGACTTACCTGGCTAAGCTCGATGCCCTCAGGTTTAGGACCTCTGACACCGTTCAGGGTGGGCGGAGTCTCCCAGCTCGCTGCTTTCCTGCAGAAAAGACTGAATAGAAAACAGAGCaatgatgatgaagaggatgatGTCCTCACCGAATGAAGAGCAGGCAGTtgaggatgaggaagatgaTCAGGGTGATGAAGATATCAGTGATGGTGATGAAGGTAAAGATGACagtcatgatgatgatgataacgatggtgatggtggtgttgatgatgaaggtgaagaagaagatgatgataatgatgatgatggtggtggtgatgaagatggagatgaagaaggTGATGacggtgaagatgaagatgatggtggtgatgatgatgatggtggtgttcatgatgaaagtgaagaagaagaagaagatgatggtGGTGTTCATGATGAaagtgaagaagaagatgattttgataatgatgatgatgatggtggtggtaatgaagatgaagaaggtgatgacagtgaagatgaagatgatgatgatcatgatgatgatgatgatggtgatgaaggtCTACCTGCGTCGGtatcccagcagcagcagcagcaggcagcagaggATGCAGGCGATGCCGCTGTGGATCCCGACCAGCAGAGTCGACATGGATCCATCAGACTGGGCGCAGTTACAGCTCTGACCAGCTGGGGGAGACACAGCAGGTTAGACTGGTCCTATTGGCTCTACTGGCTCTGCTGGGTCTACTGCTCCTACTGGCTCTATTGGTGCTATTGGTCCTACTGGCTCTACTGGTCCTACTGGCTCTATTGGTGCTATTGGTCCTACTGGCTCTACTGCTCCTACTGGCTCTATTGGTCCTACTGGCTCTACTGGTCCTACTGGCTCTACTGGTTCTGAGGAAGGGTCGGGCTCCTACCTGCTCCAGGGTTTCCTCCCTCTGCCAGAGACACCAGGCGGCGGGTGGATGGACTGTCTCCATTCCCGTTGAATGCCACCAGCTGGATCTCATAAACAGCCGCCGGTTCTGCAGGAGAACATTTAGATTATCACCAGTTCAATGATGATCAGAGTCACTGGAAATACCAGTTTATACCAGAAATACCAGTTTATACTAGAAATActggtttgtgttgtgttgttcttGTGTTATTCTGACCCAGGTGTgagatggtgtgtgtgttgatgtgtcCTGGGAAGATGTCCTGTCCCTGGATGTCGGGGTTGGAGACCCCTCGGTACTCCAGTCTGAAGCCCTCCAGTTTGCCCGCCTTACTGGGCAGCTCCCAGTACACCTGCATGGCTGTCTGGTTCAGGACCTTGGTGAAGaaactgggaggactgggaactgtgggaggagcagagagaaacaTCTTTAGACCTCCATCTTTAAAGGGGAATCTGTTTTCTGCCACAAGAGCCCCCTCTGGTGGTCAGGAGAGCTTACTGCATCCACATCACATACAAGTTGTAACAACGTTCTAATCTAATGTTCACAGAATGTTCTTATGATCTGTTTCATTTCCAACAACATTCCACTGAGGTGAAAGGAGAACTAAAACAGTGTTTCTAACTGGAGGCCGACAGCTGCTGATTGCATTATTTATCAATATACAGACTCAGGTGAAGCGTCAGGTGACCTACCGCCCCCCAGCGTGGTGGCCGTGATGCTGTTGGACTGCTGGCTGCCTCCCAGAGCAGAGTAGGCCTTCAGGTAGATGGAGTAGGTGGTGGCAGCTTCCAGGTTGTTGAACTCGTGTCTGAAGGTGGTTTTACTGACGGCCTCCTGCAGCTCAGCGTTGTCCGGCTCTAAGGATGTCACACAGGTTAAACAGGTCAGACGGTTGCTGGTTTAACTTTGTGTTTAATCCCAGGTTTAATGTCATGTTTAATGCTAGATTTAATCCCAGGTTTAATCCCACCTCCCAGCCTCCTGATGTGCAGGACGTATCCGATGATGTGCTGGCTGGCGTGTTCGCTCGGCTGCTCCCAGGTGAGCTGCAGGCTGGTGGTGCTGAGGACGGTGGCCTGGAGCCCGGCGGGGGCCTCGGGAAGCTCCGCCCCCTGGCTGATGGCGAGGCGGGCGCTGGCTTGGTTGGTCCCAGCGCTGTTCTCGGCAATGCACTGGTAGATGGCCTCGTCCTCGGCAGTGATGCGGGTGATGGCCAGCGTCCTGCAAGGGAGGGGTGTACAGATAGAGGTCATCACCATGGAAACGACTTGCATCAGAATTAAATCTCTGACGTAATACAGCTGTTTGAGCTGCATAAATACAGTCTGGGAGGTCAATcgatcaattaatcaatcagtcGGTTAACGTATCAGTCGATTAATCTATCGGTCGGTTAATCGATCGGTTAGTTTGTCTTACGTGTTGCCGTTGGTCAGCTTGACGTTTCCTGTCGGCGTCAGCAGCTTGCCGTTCTTCAGCCAGATGAGATGCGGTTCGGGGGCTCCAGACGCCGTGCAGCTGAAGACGgcgctgccccctgctggtctgGAGACGGACTGCGGCCACTGGACGAactctggaggagctgcagaaatgAAGGTCAATGTCAGAAAACCTTTTATTTCTATTCAAAAGATTCAAAGTGCAGCATGATTCTGAACTTTATTCTGTGTGATCTGCACAAGGCCCTGAAGGCTGTTATTCAAACTGCAGCTTGAagtagaatttgatgttttttaagtTGAGGCTGAATGCAGCTTTTACACAATAATGTTCATTTTTCCTATGAGgagtggagctgcagcaggaacagTACTCATTACTCCTTTATGTGTTGAAAACTTCCTGACAATGAACTACAGTTAAAATAGATTCAATGTAGTAAAGCTGATGGTATAATTATTGGATATAACCAGAAGAACTGATCAGTGACTTCACAACAACAGGTTCAATAAATGTGCTATTGTAGGAAACCTGCACAAATTTGAATATTTGGACCAGTTTCTCTGTGATTCACCACGTTACACtaaatcattcattttctttattgtttcaCTGTCATCAATTAAACAACAAACTCAGATTAAAAGTCTGCAGCTTCTGTCTGTATGAACGAGATGTTGGTAGAAAGAAAAGTCTAAAAGTTTCTCACTAAAGTCAGAAAATCTGCAGAGGATTCACATAAAAGAATCTATTTTTCAGTAAAGTTGTGATTATGTGAGTTTCACAGTTGAAATGTTGCTGTTGtacaaaatacatcaaaattaaatgaattgaTGCTATTTTGGCAAAGATAGAAAATCCTGAATCCTGTAGTATAAAAGTTCAGAAGGTGAAACAACATGGGAGTTTAGTGTCTGCGAACTGGAGGCTGAACTTATAGAGCCTGAAGTTAAAGCCATCAGTCACAGTTTGAGTACTGAATgtgaataaaattttatttgtcaaaccataaaaacagttcctatgtcttcatttgcacagtAAAGCTCTTGCCAACCTGCCAAATTGTGAGAAACAAACTGTCTGAACTCACCATTAAACCTGCAAACAGCCAGTTTTATATAATGAAAGCTGCTGTAAAACTAACTCTGAGCTGTCTGATTTGTTTCATTGAGTCAAAGTGAGATTTGGGCTCCAGATGATGATAATTAACTACAGCCAAATATGAATTAATCATTCATCACATGATAGAATCCCATTGAACTGATCACTGTCTGTCGCTACGGTTTGttcaaatgcacattttagtgACCAAGTTATTACTATTGAAATAAGTAGTATTtggggtggaataaacctttaaaattctAAGAATATTATGAGTGTAATCAACCTTTCAAACTGTAAATGGAGCACTGTACTGATCATCCATAGCAGTAGGTGGCGCTGTCTAGAATAAAGGCTCTATAGGTGCAGCCTCCAGGTCTGAGGACACTACTAACTACTACCACTAACTGCCACTAACTACCACTAACTGCCACTAACCCGTACTGTGGGTTCAGGTGGGTTTCCTAGCAGcgtccagcagagggcagcagaaCCTCACAGAAAAGAAACTGATTCACTTTGTGTCAATGGgtaaactgaactgaatcagTGTCAGATTTCCAACTCTGACTGTGACCCTGAAGCAGACGTTTCATTATTTCAGGTTTAATGTTTCAGACTTTAGGTGTCAAATAGACAAAGTTCAGATTTCACAGAGACTCGGTTTCatattttagtaatattttctaaattaaGTCGGATATTATTGGGTGctggtcattttatttttactataattACTAAGAATCATTTTAGtcttttgaattaaatgtctctGTTTCATACAGATGAGATAATTTCATTGAGCTGTTTAAACTCAcccatgttttatgttttgtttatctCTTCTATAAATAACACTGCCATCACTCCATAATCATctgtgaaacgtcttcaaggaaccttcttaaagtccagttggattgttttaaacaact
This genomic stretch from Amphiprion ocellaris isolate individual 3 ecotype Okinawa chromosome 9, ASM2253959v1, whole genome shotgun sequence harbors:
- the LOC111588002 gene encoding immunoglobulin superfamily DCC subclass member 3-like codes for the protein MLDCQVEGEGPISITWRRNGIPVATGDRAMVLGNGTLLIRNFSKRRESNETDAGEYDCAAQNRYGMLISRKARVQLASLPKFLSHPESVAVDEGGVARLTCQVNGIPEAKIAWQRDRRPLSTADPRYTLLPNGVLQITGVRRTDSGLFRCVASNIANTRYSHEAQLSVTVAGSRIYQEPVILSGPQNLTINVHQTAILECIATGNPRPIVSWSRLDGRSIGVEGIQVLGTGNLMISDATLQHSGVYVCSANRPGSRSRRTALGRLVVQAPPEFVQWPQSVSRPAGGSAVFSCTASGAPEPHLIWLKNGKLLTPTGNVKLTNGNTTLAITRITAEDEAIYQCIAENSAGTNQASARLAISQGAELPEAPAGLQATVLSTTSLQLTWEQPSEHASQHIIGYVLHIRRLGEPDNAELQEAVSKTTFRHEFNNLEAATTYSIYLKAYSALGGSQQSNSITATTLGGVPSPPSFFTKVLNQTAMQVYWELPSKAGKLEGFRLEYRGVSNPDIQGQDIFPGHINTHTISHLEPAAVYEIQLVAFNGNGDSPSTRRLVSLAEGGNPGAAGQSCNCAQSDGSMSTLLVGIHSGIACILCCLLLLLLGYRRSLFCRKAASWETPPTLNGVRGPKPEGIELSQRADSAPPPVMLMVEPTPPVQIGSGTG